The following proteins are encoded in a genomic region of Terriglobia bacterium:
- a CDS encoding acetone carboxylase subunit gamma, protein MPSEQPSRIRVTEYLDLDIDREKWLCNRCNYELGPAREDYKKGCLLHDRDPREVHPPLVSGDFNFSPDPLWVRIVELYCPGCGTQVETEYLPPGHPLTRDIEIDLDSLKERLRTGEFKIRKQRLEVSE, encoded by the coding sequence ATGCCATCCGAACAACCAAGCCGCATCCGGGTCACCGAGTACCTCGACCTGGATATCGACCGGGAAAAGTGGCTGTGTAACCGCTGCAATTATGAGCTCGGCCCGGCCCGCGAGGACTACAAGAAAGGCTGCTTGCTTCACGACCGCGATCCCCGCGAGGTTCATCCGCCTCTGGTTTCCGGCGATTTCAATTTTTCGCCAGACCCTCTTTGGGTGCGAATTGTGGAGCTGTACTGTCCGGGCTGTGGAACGCAGGTGGAGACGGAATACCTGCCTCCGGGACATCCCCTCACCCGGGACATTGAAATCGATCTGGACAGCTTGAAGGAAAGACTGCGCACCGGCGAATTCAAGATCCGCAAACAACGGCTCGAGGTCTCCGAATGA